A window of the Henckelia pumila isolate YLH828 chromosome 3, ASM3356847v2, whole genome shotgun sequence genome harbors these coding sequences:
- the LOC140889314 gene encoding uncharacterized protein has protein sequence MGNEVLAKRLVVGCTLDFEGYQLIANLMILTMDDFELVYALKARRSLESGGEGYLIYAIDVSLEGPDIQEIPIVHEFLDVFREEIPGLPSVREIEFGIELVPRTILISRAPYQLAPSEMQELQKHLEDLLDKSYIRPSVTLKKNYPLPRIDDLFDQLQGTFVYSKIDLRSGYQHLRVREEDISKTAFHTRYGHYEFLVMPFGLKNAPAILMDLMNSVFRDFLDKFIVVFIDDILVYSHSVVEHAFHLHTILQILRERQLYAKAIDPGKTEAILNWSHPTTVAEICSFLGMAGYYRRFVENFSQIYKPLTQLMKKYVPFVWTSERVVVPDDSTLREEILTQSHRSRFFVHPGSMKMNCDAVWVVVDRLSKSAHFLSYNRDFTFDRMARLYVKEVVRLHGIPLSIISDRDPRRACVRASVTFPEGDEIWSQSQVVAEVYRSVQILEKVEDVDYRLALPPYLFDIHDVFHLSLLRQYMADESHILHLSEVQLDQDLSYVERPLMILDRKDQTQYSGLVGVGSRLVVLGFSCSLRDNENIDTFIDEYVGGHEEEPQVGPVDDA, from the exons ATGGGTAATGAGGTtttagctaagcgtctagtggttGGTTGCACTTTGGACTTTGAGGGGTATCAGCTTATTGCTAACCTAATGATCCTAACTATGGATGACTTCGAat TGGTTTATGCTCTGAAAGCCCGGCGTTCTTTAGAgtctggtggggaaggctaccttatttaCGCCATCGATGTATCCTTGGAGGGACCAGACATCCAGGAGATACCCATAGTCCATGAGTTTCTCGATGTGTTTcgggaggagattccaggtttaccATCAGTtagggagatcgagtttggaaTTGAGTTAGTGCCACGAACGATTTTGATTTCCAGAGCTCCGTATCAATTAGCACCTTCAGAGATGCAAGAGTTGCAGAAGCATCTggaggatcttcttgataagagctacattcgacctagt GTGACTCTGAAGAAAAATTATCCTCTTCCacggatagatgatctgtttgatcagctacagggtacTTTTgtttattctaagattgatctgcggTCGGGATATCAGCATTTGCGGGTTAGAGAGGAGGATATCTCCAAGACAGCATTTCACACACGGTAtggtcactacgagttcttggtgatgccgtttggattgaaAAATGCACCAGCTATCTtgatggatttgatgaacagtgTATTCCGTGACTTTCTAGATAAGTTCAttgtagtgttcatcgatgatattctggtGTACTCTCACAGTGTTGTCGAGCATGCTTTCCATCTCCATACTATATTGCAGATACTGAGAGAGAGGCAGTTGTATGCGAAGgcga TTGATCCTGGTAAGACGGAAGCCATTCTGAACTGGTCgcatccgacgacagttgcaGAGATTTGTAGTTTTCTTGGGATGGCAGGCTACTACCGTAGATTTGTGGAGAACTTTTCTCAGATTTATAAGCCTTTGACACAGTTGATGAAGAAATATGTGCCTTTCGTTTGGACGTCAGA ACGTGTGGTGGTTCCTGATGATTCCACACTGAGGGAGGAGATTCTGACACAGTCTCACCGTAGTAGATTCTTTGTTCATCcgggcagcatgaagat gaattgtgatgctgtttgggtggtTGTTGATCGACTGtcaaagtcagcgcatttcttGTCGTATAATCGAGACTTTACTTTTGATCGGATGGCACGTCTATATGTGAAAGAGGTTGTTCGTCTTCATGGGATTCCATTGAGCATCATCagtgaccgagatccgag gagagcaTGTGTTCgtgcgagtgtcacctttccggaaggtgatgagatttggtctcaaagTCAAGTTGTCGCCGAGGTTTATCGATCCGTTCAGATTCTTGAGAAAGTTGAAGACGTGGATTATCGTCTAGCTTTGCCACCTTATCTTTTCGAcattcatgatgtgttccacTTATCCCTGTTGAGACAGTACATGGCAGACGAGTCACACATATTGCATCTGTCTGAGGTGCAATTGGACCAGGATCTGTCCTATGTTGAAAGACCTCTCatgattcttgacaggaaggaccaG acgcaGTATAGTGGACTTGTAGGCGTGGGATCTAGACTAGTGGTGCTAGGATTTTCCTGCAgtcttagag